The following are encoded in a window of Pseudomonas sp. St316 genomic DNA:
- a CDS encoding YebC/PmpR family DNA-binding transcriptional regulator codes for MGAQWKVKHKEAAANAKGKIFGKLVKEITIAARNGADTATNAHLRLVVEQAKKASMPRETLERAIKKGSGQLGETVQYHRVTYEGFAPHQVPLIVECVTDNINRTVAEIRVAFRKGQLGASGSVAWDFNHVGMIEAAPDGPDADPEMAAIEAGAQDFEAGEEGATLFLTDPADLDAVQKALPEQGFTVLSAKLGYQPKNPVSGLTDEQMAEVEAFLEGLDNHDDVQDMFVGLAG; via the coding sequence ATGGGCGCACAGTGGAAGGTTAAACACAAAGAAGCGGCTGCCAACGCCAAGGGCAAGATCTTCGGCAAACTGGTGAAGGAAATCACCATTGCCGCGCGCAACGGCGCGGATACCGCTACCAACGCGCACTTGCGACTGGTGGTCGAACAGGCGAAGAAGGCCTCGATGCCCCGCGAGACCCTGGAACGCGCGATCAAGAAAGGTTCTGGCCAGCTCGGTGAAACCGTGCAATACCACCGCGTCACCTACGAAGGGTTCGCGCCGCACCAGGTGCCGCTGATCGTCGAATGCGTGACCGATAACATCAACCGCACCGTTGCCGAAATTCGCGTCGCGTTCCGCAAGGGCCAACTCGGCGCCTCGGGTTCGGTGGCGTGGGACTTCAACCATGTCGGCATGATCGAAGCCGCGCCGGACGGCCCGGACGCCGATCCGGAAATGGCCGCCATCGAGGCCGGCGCCCAGGATTTCGAGGCGGGCGAAGAAGGCGCGACGTTGTTCCTCACCGATCCTGCCGACCTCGATGCCGTCCAGAAGGCCTTGCCGGAGCAGGGTTTCACCGTGTTGTCGGCCAAGTTGGGCTACCAGCCGAAAAATCCGGTCAGCGGGTTGACCGACGAGCAGATGGCTGAAGTCGAAGCCTTTCTCGAAGGCCTCGATAACCATGATGACGTGCAG
- the tssI gene encoding type VI secretion system tip protein TssI/VgrG has protein sequence MRNDTESPFSLTLTQSDLQLQVLRFNGREALNQPYRFDLELIGLAPPIDPDLLLGHPAFLRLDGESGVHGIVHSVSLSALAPRRIGYRLTLVPYLQQLEQGPQRRVFHRLSVVQLLQRLLEEHALPVDSYRFELPHGQYPCRPFCIQYDESDLTLLQRLCEEDGIHYHFEHAPQGHVLVFAEDPKSFPARPVELTLRPNDSLLPAIKRLYLRHHPMMPGLPVGFSDRAPPEAEATAANQPFEQIDHEAMHGNPALAHRYQAGRRHLERLRCRQREIHGHSTQPTLHGGDIVQICEHPVSTFNDQWLITEVQHRGRQFSILEPDLPAAPSARDYRNRFTAIPWSTVFRPALKHPKPCIPGYHLGHVLGRAGQPASADERGQVSVSLWAPDQDGITLPVSRLTLDGRPSLMAGSEVLVSFLDGDPDRPVLCPGAVDTATTPPKPPRGNHDAGLLLDWLLNPPDCTP, from the coding sequence ATGCGCAACGACACGGAAAGTCCCTTCAGCCTGACGCTCACGCAAAGCGACTTGCAACTGCAAGTCTTGCGCTTCAACGGCCGCGAAGCCCTCAACCAGCCATACCGCTTTGACCTCGAACTGATCGGCCTGGCACCGCCGATAGATCCCGACCTGCTCTTGGGGCATCCGGCCTTCCTGCGCCTGGACGGTGAATCAGGCGTCCATGGGATTGTCCACAGCGTTAGCCTGAGTGCCCTGGCGCCGCGGCGCATCGGCTATCGCTTGACGTTGGTCCCCTACCTCCAGCAACTGGAGCAAGGCCCGCAGCGCCGGGTTTTCCATCGGCTCAGCGTGGTGCAGCTGCTGCAACGCCTCTTGGAAGAACACGCGCTACCCGTAGACAGTTACCGTTTCGAACTGCCTCATGGGCAGTATCCGTGTCGCCCGTTTTGCATCCAGTACGACGAAAGCGACCTGACCCTCCTGCAACGCCTGTGCGAGGAAGACGGCATTCATTACCACTTCGAACACGCTCCCCAGGGCCATGTCCTGGTGTTTGCCGAAGACCCGAAGAGCTTTCCCGCGCGCCCCGTCGAGCTGACCCTGCGCCCGAACGACAGCCTGCTGCCGGCCATCAAGCGCTTGTATTTGCGTCACCATCCGATGATGCCTGGCCTGCCCGTCGGATTCAGCGACCGGGCCCCGCCCGAAGCCGAGGCCACGGCGGCGAATCAACCCTTTGAACAAATCGATCACGAGGCCATGCATGGCAACCCGGCTTTGGCTCACCGTTACCAGGCCGGTCGCCGCCACCTTGAACGGCTGCGCTGCCGGCAACGGGAGATCCATGGCCACAGTACCCAACCAACCCTGCACGGCGGCGACATCGTGCAGATCTGCGAACACCCGGTTTCCACCTTCAACGATCAATGGTTGATCACCGAGGTCCAGCATCGAGGGCGGCAGTTTTCGATCCTTGAACCGGACCTGCCCGCCGCACCGTCGGCCCGTGACTATCGCAACCGGTTCACCGCCATTCCTTGGTCCACCGTGTTCAGGCCGGCCCTCAAGCATCCCAAGCCCTGCATCCCCGGCTACCACCTGGGCCATGTACTCGGCCGTGCCGGCCAGCCGGCCAGCGCCGATGAACGTGGCCAGGTGAGTGTCAGCCTATGGGCACCGGACCAGGACGGCATCACACTGCCCGTGTCGCGGCTGACGCTCGATGGCCGCCCCAGCCTGATGGCCGGCAGCGAAGTGCTGGTGAGTTTTCTCGATGGTGACCCCGACCGCCCGGTGCTGTGCCCAGGGGCTGTCGATACCGCCACCACGCCCCCTAAACCGCCCCGTGGCAATCATGATGCGGGGCTGCTATTGGACTGGCTGTTGAATCCGCCGGACTGCACGCCCTGA